From a single Lactococcus carnosus genomic region:
- the murC gene encoding UDP-N-acetylmuramate--L-alanine ligase, with product MSQKTYHFIGIKGSGMSALALMLHQMGHTVQGSDSTDYYFTQRGLELAGIPILPFDIKNITPDVEIIAGNAFRDDNNVEVAYADKNGYAYSRYHDFLGKFMTKFTSIGVAGAHGKTSTTGLLAHVMNHVTDTSYLIGDGTGRGSADSAMFVFESDEYERHFLPYHPEYSIITNVDFDHPDYFTGIDDVFDAFQSYANQITKGIFIYGDDQYLQKLTAKAPIYRYGFKDGDDYIAKDVTRTTAGSKFTAYFHDQKIGEFTVPTYGKHNVLNALAVVAVMHQNGFDNHAVAKHMATFGGVKRRFTEKIIGDQVIIDDFAHHPTEIEATVDAARQKYPNKEIVAVFQPHTFTRTIALIDDFATSLNQADAVYLAQIYGSAREVDHGDVKVEDLAAKIEKPVKVITVDNVSPLLDHDNAVYVFMGAGDIQKYEYAFETLLSQLTNNVQ from the coding sequence TCATCGGAATAAAAGGGTCTGGGATGTCTGCATTGGCGCTCATGTTGCACCAAATGGGGCATACAGTACAAGGATCAGACTCAACCGATTATTACTTTACCCAACGTGGATTAGAACTTGCAGGTATTCCCATCCTCCCGTTTGATATTAAGAATATCACACCAGATGTTGAGATTATTGCAGGTAACGCCTTTCGCGATGATAATAATGTTGAAGTCGCCTATGCCGATAAAAACGGTTATGCTTATTCAAGATACCATGACTTTTTAGGGAAATTCATGACTAAATTTACGTCTATTGGCGTAGCAGGTGCTCATGGCAAGACATCAACAACGGGCCTTTTAGCGCATGTAATGAATCATGTCACAGATACGTCTTATCTGATTGGTGATGGGACTGGACGTGGGTCTGCAGATTCAGCTATGTTTGTTTTTGAGTCAGATGAATATGAACGTCATTTCTTACCTTATCATCCTGAATACTCGATCATTACCAATGTCGATTTTGACCATCCCGATTATTTTACTGGCATTGATGATGTCTTTGATGCCTTTCAATCGTATGCAAATCAAATCACCAAAGGGATCTTTATTTACGGAGATGATCAGTATTTGCAAAAACTGACTGCTAAAGCACCGATTTATCGTTATGGGTTCAAAGACGGTGATGACTACATTGCAAAAGATGTGACGAGAACGACAGCGGGGTCTAAATTTACAGCCTACTTCCATGATCAAAAAATTGGGGAATTCACGGTGCCGACTTATGGTAAGCATAATGTCTTAAATGCCTTGGCAGTTGTTGCAGTTATGCACCAAAATGGATTCGATAATCATGCTGTAGCCAAACATATGGCAACATTTGGTGGCGTTAAACGTCGCTTTACAGAAAAAATTATCGGGGATCAAGTGATCATAGATGACTTTGCCCATCATCCAACTGAAATTGAAGCAACAGTAGATGCTGCACGTCAAAAATATCCGAATAAGGAAATCGTTGCGGTATTTCAACCGCATACTTTTACTAGGACGATTGCCTTGATCGATGACTTTGCGACGAGTCTCAACCAGGCTGATGCGGTCTATCTAGCACAGATATATGGTTCTGCACGTGAGGTTGACCATGGTGATGTTAAGGTTGAAGATTTGGCAGCTAAAATCGAGAAACCTGTCAAAGTCATTACGGTTGATAATGTATCACCCTTACTTGATCATGACAATGCTGTCTATGTATTTATGGGTGCAGGGGATATTCAAAAATATGAGTACGCCTTTGAAACATTACTCTCACAATTAACCAATAACGTCCAGTAA
- a CDS encoding GNAT family N-acetyltransferase: MIIRHVRSTDLAVIFQIETANFSPAEVAGYEAMKSRIAIIPDTFLVAEIDGQVAGYIEGPAMTERHLTDDLFKTVVKNPVSGGYITVTSLSVAEKFQDQSVGKRLIQALKELAAQQERAGISLTCHDYLIGYYEKHGFKNDGQSQSTYGGGIWYDMVWEIQK; this comes from the coding sequence ATGATAATCAGACATGTAAGATCAACAGATTTAGCCGTTATTTTTCAAATAGAGACTGCTAACTTTTCCCCAGCAGAGGTAGCCGGCTATGAGGCAATGAAGTCTAGGATAGCGATCATTCCAGATACGTTTTTGGTGGCAGAAATCGATGGTCAGGTTGCAGGCTATATTGAAGGCCCTGCAATGACTGAGCGACACTTGACAGATGACCTGTTTAAAACAGTTGTTAAAAATCCTGTTAGCGGTGGCTATATCACGGTAACGAGTTTGTCAGTAGCAGAAAAATTTCAAGATCAGTCAGTTGGTAAACGCTTGATACAAGCTTTGAAAGAACTTGCAGCACAACAAGAACGTGCTGGTATTAGTTTGACCTGCCATGATTACTTAATTGGTTACTATGAAAAGCATGGGTTCAAGAATGATGGTCAATCCCAGTCGACTTATGGTGGTGGGATTTGGTATGACATGGTCTGGGAAATTCAAAAATAA